Genomic segment of Bdellovibrio bacteriovorus:
AACATTGGGACAAACCGTCTTCGTAGAGCCCCATCTATTGCAACAAGTGGTGTTTAATCTGATTAACAATGCTTGTCAGGCGATGAAAGATCCCGGCCGTCTGAAAGTGACGACGCGCTCTGAAGGAAAGTTTGTTATCACTGAAATCGAAGACACGGGCCCGGGGATACCTCTGGAAATCCAACGACGTATTTTTGAACCGTTCTTTACGACAAAAAAAGAAGGACATGGGACCGGTCTTGGGTTAAGTATGTCTAAGTCCATCATTGAAAAATTTGGCGGCACTATTCAGTTCCATAACGTCGAACCTCACGGGAGCTGTTTTACAATCGAGCTGCCCCGCAAGGATTCGGAGTAAGCGTTGAAGATTCTGATTGTGGATGATGAAGCGTTAGTACGTCGTTCGTTGAGCCGTGCTTTGAAAAGCAAAGGCTTCGACGTCATGGAAGCCACAAATGGTCACGAAGGCTTGCAATCCTGGAAAAGTTGGTCGCCAGATCTGGTTTTCTTAGATGTGCTGATGCCGGGAATGACGGGGCCTGAAGTCTTAAAAGAGATGGGCTCAAGCAACTCCGCCAAAGTCATTCTGATGTCGGCGTTTTCGGGCGAACACAATATGCAAACGGCCCAACAGATGGGTGCGAATCTTTTTGTTCCCAAACCTTTTGAAGATATTTTCGCCGTCGTCAAGATGGCTGAGGACCTTTTAGCATGAGAATTATTTCGGGTAAGTACCGCGGGCACCAGCTTGTGGCCTTTAAAGCTGATCATATTCGTCCCACCACGGATCGCGTAAAAGAAACGCTGTTTAACAAAATCCAGTTTCAAATCGATGGTGCCAACGTCGCTGATTTGTTTTGTGGCACAGGCAATTTGGGCATTGAAGCGTTATCTCGTGATGCTAAGTTCTGCACCTTCGTAGAAAAAAATCCCAAATCTTTGACCATCACTCGTCAGAACTTAGAAAAGCTTAAAGTCCCTAATTCGGAATATAAGATCATCAATATGGACGTCATTGCTTTCTTGAAATCGTACCAGGGAGAAGCTTTCGATATTATTTTGGCGGACCCTCCCTTTACGGAAAAAATGGCTCATTCAGTCATGGAGGCTGCGAGCGTGAGCGCGGGCTTTGCCGAACACACAATTATGGCGATAGAATCTGAAAAGAAAGAGCGCATGGAAGAGCGTTATGGTTCCTTGGTGCGCTATGACCAGAAAGACTACGGCGACAAATATTTGAATATGTTTTGTCACGAGGCGGCCCTAAAGGAAGAGAACAATGAGTAAGATTGCAGTTTATCCAGGAAGTTTTGATCCAATCACTATGGGCCACGTGGATATCATCAATCGTATTGCGGCCGTGTATGATCAGGTCATTGTCTTGGTTGCACAGTCGTCACAAAA
This window contains:
- the rsmD gene encoding 16S rRNA (guanine(966)-N(2))-methyltransferase RsmD, with translation MRIISGKYRGHQLVAFKADHIRPTTDRVKETLFNKIQFQIDGANVADLFCGTGNLGIEALSRDAKFCTFVEKNPKSLTITRQNLEKLKVPNSEYKIINMDVIAFLKSYQGEAFDIILADPPFTEKMAHSVMEAASVSAGFAEHTIMAIESEKKERMEERYGSLVRYDQKDYGDKYLNMFCHEAALKEENNE
- a CDS encoding response regulator; amino-acid sequence: MKILIVDDEALVRRSLSRALKSKGFDVMEATNGHEGLQSWKSWSPDLVFLDVLMPGMTGPEVLKEMGSSNSAKVILMSAFSGEHNMQTAQQMGANLFVPKPFEDIFAVVKMAEDLLA